In the genome of Arachis stenosperma cultivar V10309 chromosome 6, arast.V10309.gnm1.PFL2, whole genome shotgun sequence, the window tcttcctctcttcttctcttcagtCATCGCCGTCGCAGGGTCGCCGTCGCTGCCTCACTGGGTCGCCGTCGCCGAGGAGCAATCCATTCACCGAGAAGCAGTCCTGTCACCGAGCAGCAGTCCAGTCGCCAAGCAAGACTCCAGTGGCCGTCGCAGTCCAACTCGAGCGCCGAGCAGTACTCCTGTCACCAAGCCATCTCCTGCAGAAAGCAACTCCACAATGTCTTCTTCGGAGGTTAGAAATTCTGAACAATTATTTTTAGAGATTCTGTTTAGTGATATTGTGCTTGATTTAACctaaacaattatttttacAAATTCTGTTTGTGGTTATGATTTTTAGAAATTCTGTTTGTGCCTTCGGGTTATGTTTTTTAGAAATTCTGTAGCTAGAAATTCTGTTTGTATTGGCTGCATTAAGAACTCACAGGATAATGCatcactttatttttttattttaatttttttcctgGATGAAAAACAGAGATATTCATTGAATACATTGCTTGAGAATAATATGAAGTTTGATGTTTAATTTTTGAAGTAGATTCTAAACCCATGTGATCTCTGCTTCACCAGCTGTCAAGCTTTAGAATTCAGCTTTAGTGGACTATGCATGAACTGGCTAAAAGTGGACTATGCATGAACTGGCTAACTTTCGTTACTATTAAACTTCTCTGATCCAGTGGCAGTTGATAGTAATTTTAGGGATGAAATCATTGAGATAGGCATTGGACTAGCTTCACTCATTCCCAATTTTGATAGAAGgtctattatatattttgtttggGACAAACTGCATAGAATCTGTTCTATGAACTTCAATTCCAAGAAAATATGATAATGAACCAAGATCCTTTAATGTGAAGATTTTGTGCAATGGCTGAATCATTAGAGTAATTTGTGTAGAGTAATTTTCTGTAATAATAATGTCATATACATAACAAggtatatataaaatagaattgGCTGGATAATGCATcgctttatttatttattttaatttttttcctgGATGAGAAATAGAGATATTCATTAAATACATTGCTTGTGAAATAATAACTTGCCTTCTAATgatgcttgttttggtggacTGTTAAAGCTGTTAATGAATTTAAATTCTGTTGATTATATGGCAGTTGGTGAGTATTAAATGATGCTTATTTTGGTGGACTGTTAGATTTGTTAATgatgcttgttttggtggacTGTTAGAGCTGTTAATGATGCTTGTTTTGGTGGTCTGTTAGAGCTGTTAATGAATTTAAATTCTGTTGATTATATGGCAGTTGGTGAGTATTAAATgatgcttgttttggtggacTGTTAGAGCTGTTAATGATGCTTGTTTTGGTGGTCTGTTAGAGCTGTTAATGAATTTAAATTCTGTTGATTATATGGCAGTTGGTGAGTATTAAATgatgcttgttttggtggacTGTTAGAGctgttaatttttcataagaTGCTTATGAGCTGTTGTGCTTCAGAATCAGCTTTTAGCACTGGTGGAAGAGTGCTTAACAACTATAGGAGTTCTTTAACTCCAAAGACAGTTGAGGCATTGATATGCACACAAAATTGGCTTCGTGCTTCTCCAATGACAACTGATTTTGAGGAGCTTATTGAAAAGTTTGAGAAACTTGAATTAGGTATGCAAAAAAGAAATTTGTAGTTCCTTTCATGGTTTATGTTTATAATCTATAatctatattatatttataatctatattgattttcttgttttatttttgtagaAATTGCACCAACCGGAGAAGATGAGGATGAGTCTGGTGTGGATTCAGATTAAGCATGCTGGTTGATTGGCTGTTtggtttttatttgttttaaagtGACTGTTGTGGTTTAAAGtgtgtttatttttgttgttttgctAGACATTTTTAATTGcctttgttttatatttaattaagttGAATTTGTAGTGGATTTGGATGTGATATACTCTTGTTATTCTGGTTTATTGAAggttttaaactttattttatgatattttaaattctatttattAGGtataaaaaaactgaaaaaaccgaccgaaccaaaccgctgttggttcggttcggttcggttcggttgtCCAGAAAGCAACCAACCGAATGGTTGATATCAGCATTCAACCGATCAGGTCAGTTCGGTTAGTTTTCGgtccaaaaccgaaccaaatcGAACCGATTACACCCCtaatcagcagtcctttttcagcctctgaatcagatttttgctcaggtccctcaatttaagccagaaaatatctgaaatcacagaaaaacacacaaactcatagtaaagtccacaaaagtaaattttgcttaaaaactaataaaaatatactaaaaagtagctagatcctactaaaaactatctaaaaacaatgccaaaaagcatataaatttttCGCTCATCAAGCAACCTAAATGATCATCCTGAATTCTCTCTATCCTTAATGAGTCTTGCGTTCATAGGAATGGAGGATCCCTAAGAGTTAAGGCTCAGATAATATTATGAGACCCTTCTTTTAAGCTTTGTGTTGATCCTTGAATCCTTGTTATGTACCAGAGAGCTTTTCGGGTTAATAACTCTGAATGCTTCGTTTTCAAGGCAACTCTTGATTATGGGTGTTCGATCGGTAATCCCAGGCCAGTTGGCTCAAGTTACTGGGTGATAAAGAACCCCTCAGATCTAATTACACGAGCCACTCCTTGATATGTTGCACCATAAGCATATAGTTAAAGATTTTAAACTCCCATCCATCGATTTTCAGAGCCTCTTtggacttctaagtgttttgtctcaaCGAAACTCTTGATGATGAATTTCCGATCGGTAATCCCGGACTAGTTAGTTCGAGTTACTGGGAGATAAAGCACCCTTTGGATCTAGTTGTCCGAGCCCTGTTCTTGGACAAtcacaccacagacacataactaggCTCTTTAATCATTGATGCGCAGAGCTTTGCAACCATTGATCTTTATCTTGATTTTCTCTCTTTGTtatgtttctttgttatttcttttctctctttctttttctttttcttttttacttcAAGTTCAAGGGTCTTTTCTTTTGGATGCGGATGCGGATGGAGAATTTGGATGGAATGAAATGTATGAATTTTATTGGGATAGAAAGTAACCGCATAAATTCTATCTAGCAttcatttaaatattttatgaattaTGATTTATGAGATATTGTGCAAACTTTGAGGACTTGGTATATAGATCGTCGTAGATTCCCATGTAAGTCGACAATGTTACACATTTATGGTTAGGGTGTGTTTGGAACACTTTTAGAATAGAATTCTCACAAGAAAGAATTCTTCTCTTTGGTTTGAAATAcaataaaagtataattttcaATTCTCAAGAGAATTCTAATTCTCACATCAATGTTCAAACTAActcaaactaaaaaaaaatctaatttgaAATTCCATCATTACTAAAGATTGAAATGTCAAAATTGTccctaataaataaataaaaaaagacaaataaagaaaccacaagaataaaatagtaaaaaatacataattcaTTTCATTGGTGTGTTAGGCTGACCTGATAACCAACTACACCACGACACCGCCTATTGTAAAGGAATTTACTAAGtttttataaatgatttaaGTTAAATATCTTGGGGAAGTGATTACCTCAGAAACCAGAATTAGGCCGTAAACTTGCATCCAACCATTCAAACAAGACTTACATAGATTGCAGCTGCAAGTACTGCTTGCAGCAATAGACTAACCCAACTTCACAAACTTGCTGatttaatttaatctaattCTATTTGGTAGTTAATTTCTTGATGACCTATTCCTATTACATACATGACAAATGTTTGATGAAAATTTGtccctttttgttttttgtataAGCAAAATTGACCCTTAGTTACACAATTACTAATTTACTATTCATTATTTACCCATAATGTACCACTTGCCTACATCTTGTTTTGTAGTGTGCTagaaagacacaaattaaactGATTATTTATACGAAACAACTTGAGCAAAAACAAGACATGATAAAACACGCAGTGGAAcacaataacaaaaaaaaaaaaactggtaACTTAAAAGCTCCATGATATTGGAAAACGAAAATACTATGCTAACTCGATCAATGTAAGTACCTTAAATTAGAGATATTAGTTCGTACAGATATATAACCTACGAATAGAATTAACATACCACTACTATTTGGTAATGCATCATTGCATCCGATTAAGATATACAGCTATACAAAGCAGATGAAATTCAACATCAGGACACGGGCAATGTCCAAGTTCATAAAGGAACATTGTACATTCTATTTTGTCTTAAACAAACACCATTTAAAGATCTAGTGCCAGCAAACTCCATTGTATCTCTATTTTCTGCTTTTTTATCAACCCTGCATACATAGTTGAGAGCAACAAGAAGATCAGTAATGGCAGCTTCAGTCTTTGCCTGATTAGCAAAGTGTAGAGTCTGGACAAGAAAGACATTCGCATTCAAAGTTGTATCCTCCTTCTCGAAATTTCTCTCAGAATGCCACCTTATCATGTTATGTGCAAGTGGAGCCAACCACTCCAATATTTGTTCAAGAACCACACTCCGTTCTGCTGCAAGGTTGGCATCATAGAACGAGGAAGGCCTGTTTTTCGCATCACGCTTAAGCTTAGCTCTCAGAAGGGTTCTTATGGTAGTCGGTAGCATACTGTACAGATCATCCCTTGTTTCGTGATCAATTGGATGGGGTGATGACGTTGCCCTCTCAATCAATACAATCAGATTTGCGTAATGTAGGGCCAAAGCTGCATCACCAAGCATAAATGGAGCAGGCTTTAACCGGTTGTTCATCAATATCTTCGAATATATTCTAATCCTGTTAGAGAGTGGGGATTTTTCCACTGTTTTcattttatcaatatttttcaTATGAAAACCTGTCAACCTCATGGAACCGCCATTCTTTACCAAACAGCTTTGTATGACAAGAGAATTGTTTGCAACAGACATGCAACCACTGATGGCCCCAATATGTACTAACTGCTTGCTTTCTGGATGTAGGTCTTTTCCACACAAAGCTGGTGGATTGAGAGTCTGATGCTGCTTCTTTTTTCGTCTGTTCTTGTCAGCTATGAAGCCCGAGTTTGATGCAGGCCTCCTAACAATGTCTTCGGAATTCAACCCATAGAGATCATTCTCTGAAGGATGGACAGAAGTATGCATAAGAGCAGAAAAGGAGTGACTACGCAGAAAATTGTTGGTGTTTCCATTGGGAGAATCATTTTGTTGTGGAATAGTTGGTAGCTGATGCTTCCCAAAAATAAGTATGATCCTCTCCAATATTGTAAACAGAGATCTTGCCAACAACCGAACAACATAATCATAACTCCTATTCCACAGAGACATGTCTTTCAGATTTCTCACTTCTTGGCGCTGCAACACAACCTTCTTCTGAAACTCGAGCAATTTCGCTCTGTGCAGTTCAGGATTCGCCTGCATCCTCCTGAAAGTTTGTTCAAGCTCTGCCTGTACCTCAAGCTCTTGGGAATACAGCATCATGGCGGCAACAAATTTTTCCATTTTCTTCACCTTCCTCTCCATCTTTTTCCATTTATATTCCCACCCAGACCAATGGATATAATTTTGAGCTGGGTTAGAAACAAAATGTTCAAATCGATGATACACAGGATCCACACATCTCTTACCCAACCTGGCCACAGACCGGGAAAGCGATCTGAAGTTATCAAGTACCTCATTCAACAAAAGTTCCATTAGGAAATCATCGTCATCAGACACCAGCATTTTCACCCCAACAGAGTTCATTATCCCTTCCCTTATTCTCGTCAACTCCCCATCACTCAAAGACTGCCATAGATTAACCACCTTCAACATCAAACCCGCAACTTCGGACCCCAAAATTCCAACCACTGCCTTGTCCTCTGATGCACTCTTGCGGGAGGCTGGCCAGAAAGCACTGAGCCATGATCCATTCACCTTTTCACCCCCCATTGATATCACAGCTAGTCCAAAGAATCAAGTAATCTAATCATATAACCCTGACAGATTTACCCCACCACCCTGTATGCCATCAAATCCACAAACACAAAATCAGATAGTCAAAGCCCTTAAATTCTATTtatgtatattatatatatattttttttgttggggagggggagggggggAGGAAACCCTAGGCCACAACTATTGCTTTGAACATGAATAAGCCAAAAAAGACACGGTCTACATAGATTAAATTAAAGTCAATCATGTCAAGACTTGCAAAGCTCAAGACACGCTTTAtttcaaaattgaatttttcttgCCCCTTTTTAGTTTTTGTCTGGTTGAGTTGTCATTGGGCAAGTTTTTGAATTAAGCAAGTAAAGTATGTAGTAGAAATAGTGAAATACTAAAACTAAAGCATGAAacacaaaagaagaaagaaaagatgataCTGAGAGAGatcaaaggaaaagaaagaaggggCATACCCTGGTCTGCACAAATCTGGAGCAGCATTGAGCTAAGGGAGGGAGAAGaattgaagtttggagagagagagagagagagagagagaattcgatCAAAACGAGGAGGAATAAGGGACGTTGAGAACGTGGGATGGTATGTTGACAGTTCAGGACTTCAGGTTGTTGATACTTGATAGTGCGTTTGCTAATTAGTAATTAGCGAttgcatcttcttcttcatcataaCACTGTCTGCGACTGTGAGATGCCATTGCTATTTGTGTTTTACTTTTGGTTTTAGGTGGCCCCTTTCGCACTTCTGCTTTTGGAATTTGGCAATTTGCGTCCATATGAACATATCAAGACTCTAAATACCGGACCTATTGAACCGTTTAAGACATTAATTTATAGAAAATTATATGGTACAGATTTAAATCTGTACAGATTTACAGATTTAATGATCTAAACTACACATTTTAAAGTTACACTTTTCACTCAAAATCATaactcttcacaaagaaaagcgtcacctaatggaaaaaagtaaattagaagatttaagagaagaaataattaagttatcaaaattaatagatcaaaaattaatgattttaactaatgttaattgtaatgacaccgaattcttaaaatcaatataaaatgatttttctcaaaatctttattttactataagttttattgaaggacttcaaaaacctgaaaaaacttatttttcacacggaatttctaaaaaatgttaccatggaaatgattctccacatctttatcataccttcaacccacaattaaattctatagtagatatgctcgaagaaatattagtatgtataaaatttcaaagg includes:
- the LOC130936622 gene encoding protein PSK SIMULATOR 1-like, with product MGGEKVNGSWLSAFWPASRKSASEDKAVVGILGSEVAGLMLKVVNLWQSLSDGELTRIREGIMNSVGVKMLVSDDDDFLMELLLNEVLDNFRSLSRSVARLGKRCVDPVYHRFEHFVSNPAQNYIHWSGWEYKWKKMERKVKKMEKFVAAMMLYSQELEVQAELEQTFRRMQANPELHRAKLLEFQKKVVLQRQEVRNLKDMSLWNRSYDYVVRLLARSLFTILERIILIFGKHQLPTIPQQNDSPNGNTNNFLRSHSFSALMHTSVHPSENDLYGLNSEDIVRRPASNSGFIADKNRRKKKQHQTLNPPALCGKDLHPESKQLVHIGAISGCMSVANNSLVIQSCLVKNGGSMRLTGFHMKNIDKMKTVEKSPLSNRIRIYSKILMNNRLKPAPFMLGDAALALHYANLIVLIERATSSPHPIDHETRDDLYSMLPTTIRTLLRAKLKRDAKNRPSSFYDANLAAERSVVLEQILEWLAPLAHNMIRWHSERNFEKEDTTLNANVFLVQTLHFANQAKTEAAITDLLVALNYVCRVDKKAENRDTMEFAGTRSLNGVCLRQNRMYNVPL